From Penaeus monodon isolate SGIC_2016 chromosome 42, NSTDA_Pmon_1, whole genome shotgun sequence, one genomic window encodes:
- the LOC119599120 gene encoding beta-1,4-galactosyltransferase 4-like: MHRLFPVLMTLLLVTLFFLAAVRVLVNFPEVMVGPSQRDLSSLLKPGLSQDSRDPFLKPEDSQSRDSLLKPDLSHESQDPFRKPDSTEYNTSSFPSSTTNTNAGEETGALPSCPEMPVVSVHKITVEEAQEAITGVRAGGSWRPPRCAPRRRMAVIVAFRNREAMLGPFLYRMHPFLQQQFLNYTIYLVEQTPEGNFNQAKLYNVGFVRARAEGPWDCYVFHDVDCLPENDHNLYFCTDQPRHLGVSRSKTGYRYSNMYLGCANALTGWQVERVNGWSNRYFGWGGEDNDMLRRIRASGMSVIRMNENVATYKMLQHPRARRNLERKMFRRAQWTYKQDGLNTLNYTLVELERRPLYTWLFVRV; the protein is encoded by the exons ATGCACAGGCTCTTCCCAGTGTTGATGACGTTGCTTTTGGTAACACTGTTCTTCCTGGCTGCCGTGAGAGTGCTTGTGAATTTTCCCGAAGTGATGGTGGGTCCAAGCCAGCGAGACCTGAGTTCTCTGCTGAAGCCTGGTCTCAGCCAAGACAGCCGAGATCCTTTTCTGAAGCCTGAAGACAGCCAAAGCCGAGATTCTCTGCTGAAACCTGATCTAAGCCACGAAAGTCAGGATCCTTTTCGGAAGCCTGATTCCACGGAATACAACACGAGTTCCTTTCCCAGCTCCACGACAAATACTAACGCAGGCGAAGAGACAGGCGCCTTGCCCTCCTGCCCGGAAATGCCTGTAGTCTCAG TTCACAAAATAACGGTAGAAGAGGCGCAGGAGGCGATAACGGGCGTGCGAGCAGGCGGGTCGTGGCGGCCGCCCCGCTGCGCCCCGCGACGGAGGATGGCCGTCATCGTGGCCTTCAGGAACAGGGAGGCCATG CTGGGTCCCTTTCTGTACCGCATGCACCCTTTCCTCCAACAACAGTTCCTGAACTACACGATCTATTTGGTGGAACAAACAC CGGAGGGGAACTTCAACCAGGCCAAGCTGTACAACGTGGGGTTTGTGCGGGCGCGTGCTGAGGGCCCCTGGGACTGCTACGTGTTCCATGATGTGGACTGCCTGCCCGAGAACGACCACAACCTCTACTTCTGCACAGACCAGCCGCGTCACCTCGGGGTCTCGCGTTCGAAAACTGGCTATCG ATACAGCAACATGTACCTGGGCTGTGCTAATGCCCTGACTGGGTGGCAGGTGGAGAGAGTTAACGGTTGGAGTAACAG GTACTTCGGCTGGGGTGGCGAGGACAACGACATGCTCCGACGCATCAGAGCCTCAGGAATGAGTGTGATTCGCATGAACGAAAATGTGGCGACTTACAAGATGCTGCAACACCCCAGGGCAAGGAGGAATCTAGAAAG GAAAATGTTTCGAAGAGCTCAATGGACATACAAGCAAGACGGTCTGAACACTTTGAACTACACCCTTGTTGAGCTGGAGCGTCGCCCACTGTACACTTGGCTGTTCGTTCGCGTGTGA